Proteins co-encoded in one Polaromonas vacuolata genomic window:
- a CDS encoding phospholipase A, with translation MRLSFALLGTSLVAGLAQAQIPASAPAPGAARSSTLGWQSCQALSANATQQLQCFKDWAETQTPGRSAPPALAIAPANPETGQKTAQVLLLPALNTEAPDGKPTGCRNDNYSQLSRFWELQRGSDCDTFALRGYRPISLSLVTSSNVNRQPSSPSTGFATPNPRDFSRQETKIELSVRTKLAKGLLKNGTEDADDQDSLWFGYSQKSYWQLFNAGLSRPFRSTDHEPEMVYIYPHQIALPGGWNYRLSGLGLVHQSNGQSTPLSRSWNRVYLMGAAEKSLGPISSLSVQGRLWQRINENAATDDNPDIQDFIGRAELAANWQMNKTDSLGLTVRSSLNSQSRGSTRIDWLVAPMGSPSYTQLRYHLQFFSGYGDSLLDYNRRRNVLSVGLSLVDW, from the coding sequence ATGAGGCTAAGCTTTGCGCTGCTAGGCACTAGCCTGGTAGCGGGTTTAGCCCAAGCCCAAATCCCAGCTTCTGCACCAGCCCCAGGCGCGGCCCGCTCTTCGACTTTGGGCTGGCAATCTTGCCAAGCCCTTAGCGCTAATGCGACCCAACAACTGCAATGCTTTAAAGACTGGGCCGAGACGCAAACCCCGGGTCGATCTGCGCCGCCGGCTTTGGCCATCGCACCCGCCAACCCAGAGACCGGCCAAAAAACCGCCCAAGTGTTGCTATTGCCAGCGCTCAACACTGAAGCACCTGACGGCAAACCGACCGGCTGCCGCAACGACAACTACTCACAACTCTCGCGCTTTTGGGAGCTGCAACGCGGCAGCGACTGCGACACCTTCGCGCTGCGTGGCTATCGGCCGATATCGCTGTCTTTAGTGACCTCTAGCAATGTGAATCGGCAACCCAGCTCGCCGAGCACTGGCTTTGCCACGCCCAATCCGCGCGACTTTAGCCGGCAAGAGACCAAAATTGAGCTTTCAGTGCGCACCAAGCTGGCCAAAGGCCTGCTGAAAAACGGTACCGAAGATGCAGATGACCAAGACTCGCTATGGTTTGGCTACAGCCAAAAAAGTTACTGGCAATTGTTTAACGCCGGTTTGTCCCGGCCGTTTCGCAGCACCGATCATGAGCCAGAGATGGTCTACATCTACCCACACCAAATCGCGCTACCGGGTGGCTGGAATTACCGACTCTCTGGCCTTGGACTGGTACACCAATCGAATGGCCAGTCGACACCGCTGTCGCGCAGCTGGAACCGTGTTTACCTAATGGGCGCGGCGGAAAAAAGCTTGGGGCCGATTTCTAGCCTGAGTGTGCAAGGCCGGCTCTGGCAACGCATCAACGAGAACGCCGCCACGGACGACAACCCAGACATTCAAGACTTCATTGGCCGGGCCGAACTTGCCGCCAACTGGCAGATGAATAAAACCGACAGCTTAGGGCTGACGGTGCGCAGTTCGTTAAACAGCCAATCCAGAGGTTCAACCCGCATCGACTGGTTAGTCGCGCCAATGGGCTCGCCTAGCTACACACAGCTGCGCTACCACCTACAGTTTTTCAGCGGCTACGGCGACAGCTTGCTGGACTACAACCGCCGGCGCAATGTGCTCAGCGTAGGGCTGAGTTTGGTCGACTGGTAG
- a CDS encoding carbohydrate porin has product MNKNTLAFTFLNPQRASIGLRPTILAMLLSLASLSVAAQAGNAQTADGVQTPEKPAVETGGLKIEANLNAVYQGINGTASSDAQAQRRLNYRGDVFLTLPAGEFGSASGTALAQFRVGVGSGVTLRPTYSATPNSTGFTQDTGANSYYATLAQAYYQLVFPLGAGDKAAQSRLEVTAGKLDLFAFFDQNAVSGDEGRAFLNNAFVHNPLLDSGADIGADKYGFAPAARLALLGQAGRFDYGFSLGVFASGPAADFSASPSQPLVIGQFELSPQAEGAADAGARAHYRVYAWTNGQTRDFDQTRARHSGWGVSLDQKVGQDWNLSSRYGQRTSGSGRFDKALTLAVEYAGSNWGRSTDALGLAAGLLKTGSRYQVASQDGSLQGYASGGNERLMEIYYRYQVNEKLSLSPDFQLISRPGGDGNASRVRVAGLRANLGF; this is encoded by the coding sequence ATGAACAAAAACACACTTGCGTTTACATTTCTTAATCCCCAACGCGCCAGTATTGGCCTGCGCCCCACGATATTAGCCATGTTGTTATCGCTAGCCAGCCTGTCCGTGGCGGCACAGGCTGGCAATGCACAAACGGCTGACGGCGTTCAAACGCCTGAAAAGCCAGCGGTCGAAACCGGTGGCCTCAAAATTGAAGCGAATTTGAACGCCGTCTACCAAGGTATTAATGGCACGGCCAGCTCCGATGCACAAGCCCAGCGCCGGCTCAATTACCGAGGGGATGTTTTTCTAACTCTGCCGGCGGGTGAGTTTGGCAGCGCCAGCGGCACTGCTTTGGCTCAATTTCGCGTGGGTGTGGGTAGTGGCGTGACGCTGCGGCCAACTTATAGCGCTACACCGAACAGCACGGGCTTTACTCAGGACACGGGTGCTAATTCCTATTACGCAACTTTGGCGCAGGCCTACTACCAATTGGTTTTTCCCCTAGGCGCTGGCGACAAAGCGGCGCAAAGCCGGCTTGAGGTGACGGCCGGTAAGCTCGATTTATTTGCTTTCTTTGACCAAAATGCGGTCTCGGGTGACGAGGGACGGGCGTTTTTGAATAATGCTTTTGTGCACAATCCGCTACTCGATTCGGGTGCTGATATTGGCGCTGATAAATACGGTTTCGCGCCTGCTGCGCGACTTGCGCTGCTGGGTCAGGCGGGGCGCTTTGACTATGGCTTTTCTCTGGGCGTGTTTGCGTCCGGGCCGGCCGCAGATTTTTCGGCCAGTCCTAGCCAGCCGCTGGTGATTGGACAGTTTGAGTTGTCGCCTCAGGCTGAGGGCGCAGCCGATGCTGGCGCACGCGCCCACTACCGTGTTTACGCTTGGACTAACGGTCAGACGCGAGACTTTGATCAAACGCGTGCACGGCATAGCGGCTGGGGTGTGTCGCTAGACCAAAAGGTCGGGCAAGACTGGAATTTGTCTAGCCGCTACGGCCAGCGCACCAGCGGCAGCGGCCGTTTTGACAAAGCTTTGACGCTGGCGGTTGAGTACGCCGGCAGTAACTGGGGCCGCAGCACTGATGCCCTTGGCTTGGCCGCCGGCTTACTCAAAACCGGTAGCCGCTACCAAGTCGCCAGCCAAGACGGAAGTTTGCAAGGCTATGCGAGCGGCGGTAACGAGCGTTTGATGGAAATTTATTACCGCTATCAAGTCAATGAAAAGCTGTCTTTGAGTCCCGACTTTCAGCTTATTTCCCGCCCCGGCGGCGACGGTAATGCAAGCCGCGTAAGGGTGGCTGGTTTGCGTGCCAATTTAGGCTTTTAA
- a CDS encoding ATP-dependent helicase, producing MSHGLNIAQQEAVNYLQGPCLVLAGAGSGKTRVITHKIGRLIQTGLKPDQVAAITFTNKAAAEMRERAKALIGRQAKGVLICTFHALGVRMLRQDGQALGLKQQFSILDSDDVTGIIKEAGGSTDMATARQWQWIISGWKNKGLNAAQAQAQASGDEDLLIAQVMARYEERLSAYQAVDFDDLISLPLKLLQEHEDVRLKWQQTLHHVLVDEYQDTNATQYEMLKLMVGERGRFTAVGDDDQSIYGWRGATLDNLKRLPQDFPTLKLVKLEQNYRSTSAILRAANNVIGPNPKLFPKTLFSELGEGEPVRVIDCDSEEHEADRTVARIQSLRAGELLTSAGAQFKDWKDFCILYRANHMAKPFEKALRRAQIPYKVSGGQSFFDRAEIKDLCGWMRLMVNNNDDPAFLRAVTTPKRGIGHTTLGTLGTFASQFKLSLFESLFSNSLGSVLPAKAVGSLHEFGRYLNDLQYRAQHTIGAAAAKVYLLDWLKEIDYEKHLYDGEDSEKVAAARWNNVLEFCDWMSKRCGGEIEDASGATVEKERKTMLEVVQTIALLSTISEREGDQDVVTLSTLHAAKGLEWPHVVLAGVNEGLLPFKLDDDDGINTDSIELRLQEERRLMYVGITRAQRTLAVNWLRRRKKGRDTIAGTPSRFIAEMALDQNTIKQSPLEKIKALRAEFAQRAADGVKAQSLAEAQYNDKAK from the coding sequence ATGTCGCACGGCCTAAACATCGCCCAGCAAGAAGCTGTCAACTATCTCCAAGGCCCATGCTTGGTATTGGCCGGTGCGGGCTCGGGTAAAACCCGCGTCATCACGCACAAAATTGGCCGACTGATACAAACCGGGCTAAAGCCGGACCAAGTCGCCGCCATCACCTTCACGAATAAAGCCGCCGCCGAAATGCGCGAGCGCGCCAAAGCCTTGATTGGCCGCCAAGCCAAGGGCGTGCTGATCTGCACTTTTCATGCACTTGGTGTGCGCATGCTGCGCCAAGACGGCCAAGCGCTAGGCTTAAAACAGCAGTTCTCGATACTCGACAGCGACGACGTGACCGGCATCATCAAAGAAGCTGGCGGTAGCACCGACATGGCCACAGCGCGTCAATGGCAGTGGATTATTAGCGGCTGGAAAAACAAAGGTCTCAATGCCGCCCAAGCCCAAGCCCAGGCCAGCGGTGACGAAGATCTGCTCATCGCGCAAGTCATGGCGCGCTATGAAGAACGTCTAAGCGCCTACCAAGCGGTTGACTTTGATGACTTGATTAGCCTGCCTCTCAAGCTGCTGCAAGAGCACGAGGATGTTCGGCTGAAATGGCAGCAAACCCTGCACCACGTGCTGGTCGATGAATACCAAGACACCAACGCTACGCAGTACGAGATGCTCAAGCTCATGGTCGGCGAGCGCGGCCGCTTCACCGCAGTGGGCGACGACGATCAGTCAATTTACGGCTGGCGCGGTGCTACCTTAGACAACCTCAAGCGACTGCCGCAGGATTTCCCCACGCTCAAACTCGTTAAGTTGGAGCAAAACTACCGCTCTACCAGCGCCATCTTGCGTGCCGCCAACAACGTGATTGGGCCGAACCCCAAGCTGTTTCCCAAAACCTTGTTCAGCGAACTCGGCGAGGGCGAGCCGGTACGCGTCATAGACTGCGACAGCGAAGAGCATGAAGCTGATAGAACTGTCGCCCGTATCCAAAGCCTGCGCGCGGGTGAGCTACTGACCTCGGCCGGTGCGCAGTTCAAGGACTGGAAGGATTTTTGTATTCTCTACCGCGCCAACCACATGGCCAAGCCGTTTGAAAAAGCCCTGCGGCGGGCGCAAATCCCCTACAAAGTCTCTGGCGGCCAAAGCTTTTTCGACCGCGCCGAGATCAAAGATTTATGCGGCTGGATGCGCTTAATGGTCAACAACAACGACGACCCGGCTTTTCTGCGCGCCGTCACCACGCCTAAGCGCGGCATAGGCCACACCACGCTAGGCACGCTGGGCACTTTTGCCAGCCAGTTCAAGCTCAGCTTATTTGAGTCGCTGTTTAGCAACTCACTGGGCTCGGTGTTGCCCGCCAAAGCGGTCGGCTCGCTGCATGAATTTGGCCGCTACCTGAACGACTTGCAATACCGCGCCCAACACACCATAGGCGCGGCGGCGGCTAAAGTCTATTTACTCGATTGGCTAAAAGAAATCGATTACGAGAAACACCTTTACGACGGCGAAGACAGCGAAAAAGTCGCCGCCGCACGCTGGAACAATGTGCTGGAGTTTTGCGACTGGATGTCTAAACGCTGCGGCGGCGAGATTGAAGACGCTTCTGGCGCTACGGTAGAAAAAGAGCGCAAAACCATGCTTGAAGTGGTGCAAACCATTGCCCTACTCTCTACGATTAGCGAGCGCGAAGGCGATCAAGATGTCGTCACGCTATCGACTCTGCACGCCGCCAAAGGTCTGGAATGGCCGCATGTGGTGTTGGCCGGTGTCAACGAAGGACTGCTGCCGTTTAAGCTCGACGACGACGACGGCATTAACACCGACAGCATAGAGCTGCGCCTGCAAGAAGAGCGCCGCCTAATGTACGTGGGCATCACCCGCGCCCAGCGCACACTGGCGGTGAACTGGCTGCGCCGGCGCAAAAAAGGCCGCGACACGATTGCCGGCACACCGAGCCGCTTTATCGCCGAGATGGCGTTAGACCAAAACACCATCAAGCAAAGCCCCTTAGAGAAGATAAAAGCCTTGCGTGCAGAATTTGCCCAGCGCGCCGCCGACGGTGTCAAAGCCCAAAGCTTGGCCGAAGCCCAGTACAACGACAAAGCCAAATAA